In Thermococcus camini, a genomic segment contains:
- a CDS encoding translation initiation factor eIF-2B alpha/beta/delta subunit family protein (eIF-2BA; catalyzes the binding of GTP to IF2), producing MLPAEVRSIIEEMRAERIRGAGWLAKRGAEAYIVLSELLEGEELESALKEMKEEIPAVNRTMASLYNLSRFMPITGDPDVVRAKAEEFIRLGEEAKREIGNIGSELIDENEVVITHSFSSAVLEIFNAAKRKGKHFRVILTESAPDYEGIALARELDSIGIPFEVITDAQLGLFTKKATLALVGADNVTRDGAVVNKAGTYLLSLACHDNGIPFYVAAESFKLHPRLTSEEVEIVERPYARQGYRVRNLLFDVTPWRYVRGIITEFGILVPPKEI from the coding sequence ATGCTTCCTGCCGAGGTTCGTTCAATCATTGAAGAGATGAGGGCTGAGAGAATCAGGGGCGCGGGCTGGCTCGCTAAAAGGGGTGCCGAGGCGTACATAGTCCTCTCCGAACTCCTCGAAGGGGAAGAGCTTGAGAGTGCCCTGAAGGAGATGAAAGAGGAAATCCCAGCCGTCAACAGGACGATGGCGTCACTTTACAACCTCTCGCGCTTCATGCCCATAACGGGGGATCCCGACGTGGTGAGGGCAAAGGCTGAGGAGTTCATCCGCCTTGGTGAAGAGGCAAAACGCGAGATAGGCAACATCGGGAGCGAGCTGATAGACGAGAACGAGGTTGTAATCACGCACTCATTCTCCTCGGCCGTTCTTGAGATATTCAATGCCGCGAAGAGGAAGGGCAAGCACTTCAGGGTCATACTGACCGAGAGCGCGCCCGACTACGAGGGGATAGCCCTAGCGAGGGAGCTGGATTCCATTGGAATTCCCTTCGAAGTTATAACCGATGCTCAGCTGGGCCTCTTCACCAAGAAGGCCACCCTCGCGCTGGTCGGGGCGGACAACGTTACGCGCGACGGGGCGGTTGTTAACAAGGCCGGAACCTATCTCCTCTCCTTGGCCTGCCACGACAACGGTATTCCTTTCTACGTCGCCGCGGAGAGCTTCAAGCTCCACCCAAGGCTGACCTCGGAGGAGGTTGAGATAGTCGAGAGGCCCTACGCGAGACAGGGCTACCGCGTGAGAAACCTGCTCTTCGACGTTACCCCCTGGCGGTACGTCAGGGGCATCATAACGGAGTTCGGAATTCTGGTCCCTCCAAAGGAGATATGA